GTTATCTACTGCTGGTCCAGTCATTAATACAACGTACTGGATAAGACCTGCGATAACAGCAAATATAATACTAGGCTCAGCTAATGGAACCGCTAAAAATGTCCCTAATTCAAAGGCATCCGGTGTTGCATTCATACGGCTGATCGCATGATAGAAACCGATTAAGATCGGCATCTGGATAAGAATCGGTAAACATCCAGCTAACGGGTTAACACCTGAAGTCTGCATTAACTGCATCATTTCCTGCTGGTATTTTTGCTGAGTTGCCGCGTCTTTTGAGCTGTATTTTGCTTGCAGCTCTTTTAACTTCGGTTGCATTTCCTGCATTTTCTTAGAACTTTTTACTTGTTTGATAGTTAAAGGTAGAATGATTAGACGAATAATAACAGTTACGATAATAATTGCAAATGCATAATTCGCAGCATTACCTTCAAACATATCAGCAAAAAGCTTGATAAATGATACTAATGGCCAAACAATATATTCATTCCAAAAGCCATCACTTTCAGATGAAATTGGTTGGTCAAATTCTGTACAGCCTGATAGCAGTAATACTACTGAAACAAGTGACAGCATTATCCATAGATTTTTCTTCAACCTTCTTCCTCCTAAAGCAAACCTATTCAATTTTTATGACAATATTTTACCATGTACGGACGTTCGTACACTACTAATTGTTCCGTAAATCCAAAGTTTAGAGCAATGAATGATAAACAATTAATTGCGGAACTATCCTTTATATACTCTTGCAACCTTCAAAACATGCTGCAAGCTCTTTTTGGTTTCGTGAAAATCCAGTGTGGCCGCCTGCGTTCTGGCGATAATAACATAATCCATATCTTGTTTTACTTCATCTTTTAATTCCAGAAAAGCTTGGCGAA
This genomic window from Solibacillus sp. FSL R5-0449 contains:
- the yidC gene encoding membrane protein insertase YidC; this translates as MKKNLWIMLSLVSVVLLLSGCTEFDQPISSESDGFWNEYIVWPLVSFIKLFADMFEGNAANYAFAIIIVTVIIRLIILPLTIKQVKSSKKMQEMQPKLKELQAKYSSKDAATQQKYQQEMMQLMQTSGVNPLAGCLPILIQMPILIGFYHAISRMNATPDAFELGTFLAVPLAEPSIIFAVIAGLIQYVVLMTGPAVDNPQMKIMMYIMPLMIVGFGIILPAALSLYWVVGNFVSVLQNLVIYKPWNKNKPDATDAKGAK